In a genomic window of Nocardiopsis mwathae:
- a CDS encoding GNAT family N-acetyltransferase: MAFTRLLSTDDAPALAEVLSGNRGFLAPWEPVRGDDFFGVEGQLDIVRRDLREYAEGRMLPLAIVAGGGLVGRINVNGITRGAFQSASIGYWVGASHSGRGIATGAVAETKERAFAGLGLHRLQAETLIGNTASRVVLERNGFTPFGIAPKFLRIAGRWQDHILYQALNPEED; encoded by the coding sequence ATGGCCTTCACGCGACTGCTCTCCACCGATGACGCACCGGCTCTGGCCGAGGTGCTGAGTGGGAACCGCGGATTCCTCGCCCCGTGGGAGCCGGTCCGCGGGGACGACTTCTTCGGTGTCGAGGGGCAGCTGGACATCGTCCGGCGCGATCTGCGGGAGTATGCCGAGGGCAGGATGCTGCCGCTGGCCATCGTCGCCGGCGGTGGGCTGGTCGGCCGGATCAATGTCAACGGGATCACCCGGGGCGCGTTCCAGTCGGCGTCGATCGGCTACTGGGTCGGTGCGTCCCACAGCGGGAGGGGGATCGCGACCGGGGCCGTGGCGGAGACCAAGGAGAGGGCCTTCGCCGGCCTGGGTCTGCACCGCCTCCAGGCGGAGACGCTGATCGGGAACACGGCCTCGCGGGTGGTCCTGGAGCGCAACGGGTTCACCCCCTTCGGCATCGCGCCGAAGTTCCTGAGGATCGCGGGCCGCTGGCAGGACCACATCCTCTACCAGGCCCTCAACCCCGAAGAGGACTGA
- a CDS encoding RNA polymerase sigma factor — MANTPHSDDTPLVKRARDGDAAAFEALVRLHQDTAYRIALRILNAPADAADATQEALVAAWRSLPDLDDPATFRAWLYRIVTRRALNAARARTPESPTDLSEGERPGRAAGPEHHTVAGGLRDALAQALLDLPPQQRVCWILYEMEEMSYSEIAETVDATPDAVRGRIHRARAHLVEALKPWR, encoded by the coding sequence ATGGCAAATACCCCGCATTCTGACGACACGCCGCTGGTCAAGCGCGCCCGCGACGGCGACGCCGCGGCGTTCGAAGCGCTGGTCCGGCTGCACCAGGACACCGCGTACCGGATCGCCCTGCGCATCCTCAACGCCCCGGCCGACGCCGCGGACGCGACGCAGGAGGCGCTCGTCGCGGCATGGCGCAGCCTCCCCGACCTGGACGACCCCGCGACGTTCCGGGCCTGGCTCTACCGCATCGTCACACGCCGCGCCCTGAACGCCGCCCGCGCGCGGACCCCGGAGTCGCCGACCGACCTCTCGGAGGGCGAGCGGCCCGGCCGGGCCGCCGGACCCGAACACCACACCGTCGCCGGCGGCCTGCGCGACGCCCTCGCCCAAGCCCTCCTCGACCTACCGCCGCAACAGCGCGTCTGCTGGATCCTGTACGAGATGGAGGAGATGAGCTACAGCGAGATCGCCGAGACCGTCGATGCGACGCCGGACGCGGTCCGCGGCCGGATCCACCGTGCCCGAGCCCACCTCGTGGAGGCGCTGAAGCCATGGCGATAG
- a CDS encoding Asp23/Gls24 family envelope stress response protein has product MAEIAAQRYPAPRRTGAAAAERGSTTIPERVVTKIAARAASQVPGVGEVGRGIGRLFGAGSGPVRVAVRLSGREAERTAIIRLGIAVRYPRPAATTARRVREHVADTVERLTGIRVGRVDIEVVELPHASAAGERAESR; this is encoded by the coding sequence ATGGCCGAGATCGCGGCGCAGCGGTACCCGGCGCCGAGGCGGACGGGGGCAGCGGCGGCCGAGCGCGGAAGCACGACGATCCCCGAACGGGTCGTCACCAAGATCGCCGCCCGTGCCGCGTCGCAGGTGCCGGGAGTCGGCGAGGTCGGCCGCGGTATCGGGCGGCTGTTCGGAGCCGGATCCGGGCCGGTGCGGGTCGCGGTCCGGCTCAGCGGCAGGGAGGCGGAGCGCACGGCGATCATCCGTCTGGGTATCGCCGTGCGCTATCCGCGCCCCGCCGCGACGACCGCACGGCGTGTACGGGAGCACGTCGCGGACACGGTCGAGCGGCTGACCGGGATACGCGTGGGCCGGGTCGACATCGAGGTCGTCGAGCTGCCCCACGCAAGCGCGGCCGGAGAACGGGCGGAGTCGAGATGA
- a CDS encoding CsbD family protein produces MGDMENKFEKAKGKAKETAGKAMGDSELEAEGKFDQTKAGVEEAAEDVKEKAGEAAEKIKNVFKR; encoded by the coding sequence ATGGGCGACATGGAGAACAAGTTCGAGAAGGCCAAGGGCAAGGCCAAGGAGACCGCCGGCAAGGCCATGGGCGACTCCGAGCTGGAGGCCGAGGGCAAGTTCGACCAGACCAAGGCCGGGGTCGAGGAGGCCGCGGAGGACGTCAAGGAGAAGGCCGGAGAGGCCGCCGAGAAGATCAAGAACGTTTTCAAGCGCTGA
- a CDS encoding alkaline shock response membrane anchor protein AmaP, with translation MGERNRARRSARGNRWGLALLGGLLLCGGTVSLAAGLGLFGGPAARAAIADTPDLIGRPEPWTGWVVAALLVILALLALRWLLVQLRTDAVARVVLGDRDAGGRTELDAKAARTAFEDQVRGLPGVRRAHAAVTESPVRPHLRLDITVDEDSDVADVWRRVRAEALRDMRTALELDRLPAVVRLSMAAPPRDRRHRPA, from the coding sequence GTGGGCGAGAGGAACAGGGCGCGCCGCTCCGCGCGCGGCAACCGGTGGGGGCTGGCCCTCCTGGGTGGGCTGCTGCTCTGCGGCGGAACGGTGTCACTCGCCGCGGGCCTGGGGCTGTTCGGCGGACCGGCCGCCCGGGCGGCGATCGCCGATACGCCGGACCTCATCGGTCGACCGGAACCCTGGACAGGGTGGGTGGTCGCCGCCCTACTGGTGATCCTGGCCCTGCTGGCGCTGCGCTGGCTGCTGGTCCAGCTGCGCACCGACGCGGTCGCGCGGGTCGTACTCGGTGACCGCGACGCCGGCGGCCGCACCGAGCTCGACGCGAAGGCGGCGCGGACGGCCTTCGAAGATCAGGTCCGCGGCCTCCCGGGCGTACGGCGCGCCCACGCCGCCGTGACGGAGTCGCCCGTGCGGCCGCACCTGCGCCTCGACATCACGGTGGACGAGGACTCCGACGTCGCGGACGTGTGGCGGCGCGTCCGCGCCGAGGCGCTGCGCGACATGCGCACCGCCCTGGAACTCGACCGACTACCCGCGGTGGTGCGGCTCTCCATGGCCGCCCCGC
- a CDS encoding FAD-dependent monooxygenase has protein sequence MRAVICGAGIAGLALANRLRHHGWEVHVAERAPGPRPQGYMIDFFGPGFDALTAMGLQPRLRERAGPVEEFRYIDDRGRATVSVDYSLFSKALNGAVVSIMRPELEKLLRETVTDHIDLRYGTTVEWIDDTRVGLSDGAAFDADLVVGADGVHSRVRELAFGPQDDYVRYLGMQTAAYVFTDPWMFERVRGRFVLTETLDRQMGFYGLDEGRVAVFAVHRTGDPTLPEDPRAALRRTHAGLGELAERALEHCPPPDRMYYDQVAQIDMPRWTEGRVVLLGDAAHAVSLIAGQGASLGVAGAYLLAERLRAAVPVPEALADYERRWRPVTTDIQRAARDRVTEWFLPTTATKLLLRRWGFRAMRLPGLSRVLVGPLFPKHHRPVTELSA, from the coding sequence ATGAGAGCCGTCATCTGCGGCGCCGGGATCGCCGGCCTCGCCCTGGCCAACCGGCTTCGGCACCACGGCTGGGAGGTACACGTCGCCGAACGCGCACCGGGCCCGCGCCCCCAGGGCTACATGATCGACTTCTTCGGTCCCGGCTTCGACGCCCTGACCGCGATGGGCCTGCAGCCGCGGCTGCGCGAGCGCGCCGGCCCGGTCGAGGAGTTCCGGTACATCGACGACCGGGGCCGCGCGACCGTCAGCGTCGACTACTCCCTGTTCTCCAAGGCGCTGAACGGCGCGGTCGTCAGCATCATGCGCCCCGAGCTGGAGAAACTGCTGCGCGAGACCGTCACCGACCACATCGACCTGCGGTACGGAACCACGGTCGAATGGATCGACGACACCAGGGTCGGCCTGTCCGACGGCGCCGCCTTCGACGCGGACCTGGTGGTCGGTGCCGACGGAGTGCATTCCCGGGTGCGCGAGCTCGCCTTCGGCCCCCAGGACGACTACGTCCGCTACCTCGGCATGCAGACCGCGGCGTACGTGTTCACCGACCCGTGGATGTTCGAGCGGGTGCGGGGCCGGTTCGTGCTCACCGAGACGCTCGATCGCCAGATGGGCTTCTACGGCCTCGACGAGGGTCGCGTCGCGGTCTTCGCCGTGCACCGCACCGGCGACCCGACACTGCCCGAGGACCCGCGCGCGGCCCTACGCCGCACCCACGCCGGGCTGGGCGAGCTGGCGGAACGCGCACTGGAGCACTGCCCGCCACCGGACCGGATGTATTACGACCAGGTGGCCCAGATCGACATGCCGCGGTGGACCGAGGGGCGGGTGGTACTCCTCGGCGACGCCGCGCACGCCGTGTCGCTCATCGCGGGGCAGGGGGCGTCGCTGGGTGTCGCCGGAGCCTATCTGCTCGCCGAACGCCTGCGCGCCGCCGTCCCGGTGCCCGAGGCACTGGCCGACTATGAGCGACGCTGGCGCCCGGTGACGACCGACATCCAGCGGGCGGCACGGGACCGTGTCACCGAATGGTTCCTGCCCACCACGGCGACCAAGCTCCTCCTCCGCCGCTGGGGCTTCCGGGCCATGCGGCTCCCGGGCCTCTCCCGCGTCCTCGTCGGCCCTCTGTTTCCGAAGCACCACCGACCGGTCACCGAACTGAGCGCCTGA
- a CDS encoding DUF6286 domain-containing protein, protein MTTADAEGRAPDPGVAEQARRAAVRAFRPYRMWPTVVAAVLLLAVAGAAASQVISALAGVPLGIPIVDTAARQVGDARWDDPEVQVASAVLALIGLLLIVVALLPGEGRWAALRTDDPDLLVGLSRTALRRTLTAAVLGAGGVESARVVVRRRRIRVRVRTELAETEELRAAVTAAVEERLADIAPLRPYRLTVDVRRTQT, encoded by the coding sequence ATGACGACGGCGGACGCCGAGGGGCGGGCACCGGACCCGGGCGTGGCTGAGCAGGCCCGCCGCGCCGCGGTGCGCGCCTTCCGGCCGTACCGGATGTGGCCGACGGTGGTCGCGGCGGTACTGCTGCTCGCCGTGGCGGGGGCGGCGGCGTCCCAGGTGATCTCCGCGCTGGCGGGTGTGCCGCTGGGCATCCCGATCGTCGACACGGCGGCCCGGCAGGTCGGGGACGCCCGATGGGACGACCCGGAGGTGCAGGTCGCCTCGGCGGTCCTGGCGCTGATCGGCCTGCTCCTGATCGTGGTGGCGCTGCTGCCCGGCGAGGGCCGCTGGGCGGCCCTGCGCACCGACGACCCCGACCTCCTCGTCGGCCTGTCGCGGACCGCCCTCCGGCGGACACTGACCGCGGCGGTACTCGGCGCCGGCGGTGTGGAATCGGCCCGGGTGGTGGTGCGGCGCCGACGGATCCGGGTGCGTGTGCGCACCGAACTGGCCGAGACCGAGGAACTCCGTGCGGCGGTCACAGCCGCGGTCGAGGAGCGCCTGGCGGACATCGCGCCGCTGCGCCCCTACCGGCTGACCGTCGACGTCAGACGCACGCAGACATGA
- a CDS encoding Asp23/Gls24 family envelope stress response protein translates to MTDAKAEPKVPEAREKKTPGSGRDADARELVTAKGTTSIADHVVAKIAGMAAREVGGVHSMGGGAARAFGAVRDRIPGATTSGTAARGVSVEVGEREAAADIDLVVEYGVSIPDLAAGVRRNVITAVERMTGLEVTEVNVTIDDIHLPGDEVDDGESEPRVK, encoded by the coding sequence GTGACCGATGCGAAAGCGGAGCCCAAAGTGCCCGAAGCACGTGAGAAGAAGACGCCCGGATCCGGCCGTGACGCCGACGCCCGCGAGCTGGTGACGGCGAAGGGGACGACCTCGATCGCCGACCACGTCGTCGCGAAGATCGCGGGGATGGCCGCGCGGGAGGTGGGCGGCGTGCACAGTATGGGCGGCGGCGCCGCCCGGGCCTTCGGCGCCGTGCGCGACCGGATCCCCGGCGCCACGACGTCCGGGACCGCCGCACGTGGCGTCTCCGTGGAGGTGGGCGAGCGTGAGGCGGCGGCCGACATCGACCTCGTGGTCGAGTACGGGGTGTCCATCCCCGACCTGGCGGCGGGAGTACGCCGCAACGTCATCACCGCGGTGGAGCGGATGACGGGCCTGGAGGTCACCGAGGTCAACGTCACCATCGACGACATCCACCTGCCCGGCGACGAGGTCGACGACGGTGAATCCGAGCCGCGGGTCAAGTGA
- a CDS encoding DNA glycosylase AlkZ-like family protein: MRITWDQVLAWRLRRQFVAPRGDAGASEIIARLAGVQAQVAAAAESAVGNRQNHPRPGQIDAALDERSVIKTWSMRGTLHLIDSGDAAAYLSLLASGRTWEKPSWQKAFGASPQEIEDLAEAVSDILRDRVLTRARMVSHLVEDPRFAGMEEHLRSGWGTLLKPLAWKGVLCHGPKQEGATTFTSPVNLLPDWSGLPGPDEAAPVAISAYLGAHGPATPEGFDAWLSRNSLRTTVVRRWFQEMGGALKQVEVDGEPAFILTEHADELAAMEPDSSVRLLGAFDQYVLGAGTRETRILPARHRAKVSRTAGWISPVVLVGGRIVGVWDSSDGVATVRLFEDAPTPATDALEAEVDRVSRLGSEGDLTLRVER, encoded by the coding sequence GTGAGGATCACCTGGGATCAGGTTCTGGCATGGCGCCTACGGCGGCAGTTCGTCGCTCCGCGCGGAGACGCGGGCGCGAGCGAGATCATCGCCCGACTGGCCGGGGTACAGGCTCAGGTGGCCGCGGCGGCCGAGTCGGCCGTCGGGAACCGGCAGAACCACCCCCGGCCGGGCCAGATCGACGCCGCGCTCGACGAGCGTTCCGTCATCAAGACCTGGTCGATGCGGGGCACCCTGCACCTGATCGACTCCGGTGACGCCGCCGCCTATCTGTCGCTGCTCGCTTCGGGCAGGACCTGGGAAAAGCCCTCCTGGCAGAAGGCGTTCGGCGCCTCCCCTCAGGAGATCGAGGATCTGGCCGAGGCCGTGTCCGACATCCTGCGCGACCGGGTCCTCACCCGGGCGCGGATGGTGTCCCACCTGGTGGAGGACCCGCGGTTCGCAGGTATGGAGGAACACCTGCGGTCGGGTTGGGGCACCCTCCTCAAGCCCCTGGCCTGGAAAGGTGTGCTGTGCCACGGCCCGAAGCAGGAAGGGGCGACCACCTTCACCTCACCGGTCAACCTGCTGCCCGACTGGAGCGGGCTGCCCGGCCCCGATGAGGCCGCGCCGGTCGCGATCAGCGCCTACCTCGGTGCCCACGGCCCCGCCACCCCTGAGGGCTTCGACGCCTGGCTGTCCCGCAACAGCCTGCGCACAACCGTCGTCCGCCGTTGGTTCCAGGAGATGGGCGGCGCACTCAAGCAGGTGGAGGTCGACGGGGAACCGGCCTTCATCCTCACCGAGCACGCCGACGAGCTGGCCGCCATGGAACCGGACTCCTCGGTCCGCCTCCTCGGCGCCTTCGATCAGTACGTCCTCGGGGCGGGTACGCGGGAGACCCGGATCCTGCCCGCCCGGCATCGGGCGAAGGTGAGCCGGACCGCGGGGTGGATCTCTCCCGTGGTCCTGGTGGGGGGCCGGATCGTGGGGGTGTGGGACAGCTCGGACGGCGTAGCGACGGTCCGCCTGTTCGAGGACGCCCCGACCCCGGCGACCGACGCCCTGGAGGCCGAGGTCGATCGCGTCTCCCGCCTCGGAAGCGAAGGAGACCTCACCCTGCGGGTGGAGCGGTGA